The Oreochromis aureus strain Israel breed Guangdong linkage group 7, ZZ_aureus, whole genome shotgun sequence region TTGCAAAGAATTACATCGTAAAATTGACGTAGTGGATGAAGCACGTTATGATATGGAGGTCAAAGCAGGCAAAAACGAGAAAGAGGTACAAACATTTTGAATCATAGTGTAAAAGTACTTTTTATATACTCCTGCGTGTAAAAAATGGTGGTAAAATGCTGCCCCTAGTGGTGGAGGGTTGGTTAAAACCTACAGTGGTTAATGACAGCAAGTACTTTCATTGTCAGAGTGTAAACATTATACacatgtttgatgtttgctgCACAGATTATATCACTCAGTCAGAAGATCATTGAGCTGAAGGGTATAAAGAGGCCCAATTTGAAAAGGGTCAAGAAAACAACAGACGATATGCTGGGTGCATGCACCGAGACCTCCAGACTAACAAAGGCTGATTTCAAGGCCAACCTGAAGACAgtaaagaaagaagatgaaaaggTAAAAACTTCAAAATGGCcacaaaaaattacacaaaaaactaaattaaactaaattaatgagcaatttaaaatctgtgtatttgtattttaattattataattaatatttaaacagaGGGAAGAAGTGACGGACTGGCGAAAGAATGTGGAAGCCATGTCCGGCATGGAAGGCAGAAAGAAGATGTTTAATGCTGGACAGTAAAAATTTGCTcatgttaaaaataaagctgtattAGCAACACATCTTGCTAAAATAAAGCTTTAGTTTGCAATGCATAAGCTGAAGTGAGTGAGTTTTTATCTGAGTGAATTAAAACTTGTCAACATGACTTAATGTACACTTGtaagtagaaaaaaaactgtatgcTTTGAATGCAAGAATACATATTACGTAATAAATTCTAATATTTGCACATTAAAACTGCACTAAAGAAAATCCAGATTagcttgattttgatttttcctttcaaagtgtttttaattgcaTATCGCTATTTCAATATCTGCAGTATGTGTGATGCCAATTAAACAAATGTGCCTGTATAAgtgattttgcctttttttttaaaataggttttcattttttttcctatttttaatttttttatatttttgcctGGAAAATGGAAAATCGGTGCAGTGAATTATTGACAGgtgtgtgcaaacatacatggaaatacagcatataaggGAAAACAGTTTGTACAATTTTAATGACTTGAAAGTCTAAATGTGTTATTGACCAAATATTGACCTTTAATCTTAAACACAACCTGAACACTCTTAGGTGGCTttattgtaatttctttaaatagtctCCAGGAATAGTTTTCCAGACTTCTTAAAGGGCattcaaatctctgttttcgatgttggctgcctttcgTTCCACTCTCTGTTAAGATGATCCCAGACTACTTCAACACTGTTGatgtccaggctctggggaggccagctCGTgactccactgtgtgtttttctatccaggtatgcttttactgcattggtaGTGTGTTGGGGATCATTAAAATGAAGCCATTGCCTCAAATGCTTTCTACATGGTATTGCATGGTAGgtaaatctgatggtacttttctgttttcatgaCTCCATCAATTTTTAAAGTTCTCCAACACCACTGCCTTAAATGCAtctccaaaccatgacagagcctccatcatattttacagatggctgcacACACTCATTGGTTTagctctctcctgacctcctctgtacatactgatgatgatttgaaccaaaaatttcaAATGTGGATTCGTGAGATCTGTTTTCGTTGATTTTCAATCCAGTTCGGGTGCAGTTTGGCATGCCTCagccttttcttcctgtttcactTCCTTAAGAATTGCtttttgacagccacccttcaaCTGATACACTTTCTCATGAGACCTCAGTGAACAGTTGATGTACCAACTTAAGGGCCAGACGTATCTCTCTGGTCCCGTGTCAGGTCTTTGTTTTCTATTTCATAAGGACACGACTTTCAGGTACTGTTCACCTCCTGTAGTTTTTAAGACTGCTACTCCTTATTTTGTCCTCCGCATGtccaatttcctttttatttgtaATGCACACTGCACATCATGCTGGGATTTaacaagttttcagctaatactTTTTGGGAATCACTTtgctggtgcaaaaatactgcaACACCTGTGAAATGTGTtatcttttgcaggttttgtagattcaactaaagaaatgtgaGCAGATtatgtgtttctgtgcagaCACAGCgttggttcatcccttgagttaatTACCTGGTATATACTTGAATGATTCATGATTatcaaagaaataaacaaacaaagaagcatTCTTCTGAAAATGGCCACGACTGAGAATGAGTGAAAAGGCAGCCGATATTCAAAGAAACACTTTGGCAGACCTGCAGaaagcccagagaactgctgcttaaGACCACTTttgaaaacattacaaaaagatcaggctccttggaagcaaaatgcaaaaaaacgaGAGGTGGCTCAAGATAAATGTACAGCAGTGTAGATTAACAAGTATTCATCAGTGATAATGGCTCAGTGTTGAACATATTTCTACTGCTGGGGGATAGAAGTGTAGTGATATGCAATATACTGGCTGTCAGGATAGAGGAGGCTATTTTGGGTTGGCCACTCAGAGAAGGCAATAGGAGTCATTAAATTTGACTTGAGTTTTCTTGCAGTCATTTAACGACAGAGACTGATCACACGAACTGGGTGTTCTGCAGAGATTAAAAAAGGTATGTTTAATATATGTGTATGAGTGATGGTAGTGTGGGTTAAGGGTTTCTTTTTCTATTATGATGTTATTACTGACAGGTGCCTTATTAgaatatcacacacacaaagctatCATGAAAAAATGTAtaagaaatgtatattttcacaAGTTCAATATTTATAAGACTATTGGCCACATTTATATCTACTCTTGGGTCATATCAATGTGTTTAAACTAATTTAAGTAATTTAGATGTTAATGTGTCTTTTATTCATTTGCAATACTGAATAGCAGCTATAGACATTTTCTGCAAAAATCCGTCTTTGTAGCTCTATCAtttttgaaattaaattaaactgttcaaaagatttatatttttattctgaTCTGGGTTTTATCAAACTGGACTAAAAAAGGAATATCATTCAAAGTATCCGTGACCCTCAAGCATGCAGTGTTGGTAATTTGAAACTTTTAACTTTCATAacatttatgttaaaaaaaacaatccaagGTCTGGATTACTTTGACTTGTCTCGGTCAAAAAGATGTGACAGCATGCGAAGAAGTATAAAACACAGGCTAGTAAAAATAGTTTACCAAATTGAACCATAGCCTAGAAGCTTGTTAAAAAGTTATAATACTGTGATCATGCATTCATACGCTGCTAATAATGTTACTCTTACAACCTTTTTACCAAAAATTGATTTTCTCACTTCAGTATTAATTGTTTTACAGACAAAACTCAATCATGGCTGAAGCGTAAgtgatatttttttaactatGTATATTTCCGCaggcatttaaaaaatatttttaacatgttGAAACAAACTCTTATGTTGTTTCTTATCCTTTTCCACACCATTTTACCCACCACAGATCTGTAAGTTCTTCTAAGTTCTTAACATCTCCAAAGAAGTTAAACATTTGTTTAACATTattatttgaaaaatgtatttttgtctacTTTTTATTTGTAGAGAAAATCAAAGATTTCTGCATCCCGCAGACTTGCCCTTAAggtattttcttctttgtttttactaaaaCAGATGAAATATGCATAGCAAAACTAGAAAGCTGTTCAGTCAGGAGTCCATATTATCAGTTATTTGAGTCATTATGTGCATTTTCTACAACTTAGACCAAGCTGCTGAAAACGGCAACTGTGATGTtggaggaggaaaaagagcaaaagaagctGAAGAGAGAGACGACTTTGAGGGAGAGAGTCCCTCCACTTCAGCTGTCTGGTTTGTCTCTGCAGGACCTTCAGGTATGTGCAGGTCACTGCAGAAGCATCACTGAAATAACAGAGTGGAAATGCCCCACACATAAGTAACTCTCTAATTTGTACAGATGCCATGCATATACACCATTTTTATGGGTATGCATTAGACGATAGTTGTGCTGTTTTCTCCATcttatttttggtaatttatGACACTGGAATGAGCAGGAACCTTTTTTGCTCATCCTCTTCTGTTTAACGATTTGATATTATTCTGTTTATGTAGGCTCTGTGCAAAGAACTGCACCAAAAGATTGATGTGGTAGACGAAGAACGGTATGATACTGAAGTGAAAGTTGCCAAAAACAACAAGGAGGTTTgtatttcaaagtatttcattCTTTATGACCTTCAGAAATGGCTTTTTTAACATTACATGTTTTACTTGTCCTTTTTTGTCATTATATCTCAAATGTTGTCATTATTTAGAAACAGGTTCTGCACAACAGCATAGTTCATTCTTATAATTTTAATGTGTTTCCTGCAGATTGAAAATCTTTCTCAAAAAGTCTTTGACTTAAAAGGTAAGATGAAGCGGCCTGCTCTCAAGAGGGTGAAGATCTCAGCTGATGCCATGTTGGGTGCTCTGCTGGGATCCAAGGTCAAAGAGTCTGTGGACTTTAAGGCAAATCTGAAGACAgtgaagaaagaggaggagaaggtaAGTGCCACAGGCAGTGTGTTCAGATCACTTCAGGTAACTTGACCCCTTGGCAAAAGTGTTTAATCTGAAATAATGGTTACATTTGAGCTACAACAAGTTGATAGTATTGCTCAAATGATTTCAAGGTTATTTTAGGGAAACATTTCACTAAGAATTATTTTCTTCCTGTGAACAGAAAGAGGAGGTGACTGATTGGCGTAAGAATGTGGAGGCCATGTCTGGTATGGAGGGCAGGAAGAAGCTGTTTGATGCTGGACAATAgattcacattttggacagcacttaaaataaaatcttaatGTCAGGATGCACAATGAGTAACTACAAAGTGTATGTTTTAGTGTCAGTGTGTTAAAAGACTTGCAAAAATATTAATTGGAGTGATGTTTTGCAAATACACAAATTGCACTTTGTTGAAGTTTTATCTGGTTTGTATGTTCACCACAGTCAGAAAACAGCAGAATTTGCCTTAATTCTTTATCTTaaaatgtctgcaaaataccatcatcatcataataataacaacaacaacaataataataaaaataaacttctgatacagaaaactgtcactgtactttttcttttacatcttttatgaaatttttttaaagccacaaAGTTGTTATAGCACActctaaaaaatgttttgttggctTAACGTAAAAAAATTAAGGTAACAATTTGCATGGATCTTTTTAAGTTACTTCAGCTTAGCCACTATAGCGTAAATGCCACAAGAGTTCTCTAGTTAGGCAAACTCTATTCCTTACGTACAAACAACATGATTTGCTTTGTCCTCTACAAGCTTAATTAAGTTGAACCAacttatttttaattgtttaaaaatTACTCCATTTAGTTAttaaaacttatttttttacttttattctaCTCAGAAATATCCATGCAAATTGTTaccttaatttttttgagtACTAATAACttactagggctgccacgattagtcgactagtcacgattacgtcgactattaaaatcgtcgacgactaatttaatagtcgacgcgtcgtttgaagctttgtaagatcccaaaagacgcaggaataagtagtagtatttaagagtgtaataacggactgaaacagaagatggcagcactgcatgtacaaggatgccagctgccgttaaaccccgaagaagaagaaactgtgttccagaattcatagcgcggcccagcgcagttgtcaacaatggcggcagctagttagttttaatattacaattattattctttctgggtcacaaaataaacgtttaacatattttcaggtgtacattttacgtccaatggatgcatgatctgattagtcgactaatcgcaaaaataatcggtgactagtcgactatcaaaataatcgtttgtggcagccctataaCTTACAATAACTTATAACTTACAATTATACAATAAATTACACATTGAAATTCCAGTTTTATGATCAAACTGTTTATTAGAACACCAGTCCACCATTCCAGAGTCATTGACATTTCAATAGCAGACAAAATTGTTGCCTCCATAAAATAAATGACATAAAACACCCCTGTAAATCTGTCTCAAAAAGACTGAACATTTTGACAGTCATGCTCTGATTCAAGtttgtttgtgttaaagtgATAGTTTAGGTTTTTTTAAGTATGAAGTACATTGTGAGTGTATTACACACAGTAGACAGCAGTCAGCACATTCCTGCCACCGACACGCACGATAGGctcagtttgtttgtgtgactTTGGTAAATCTGAACTAACCCGAACTAACACCAAAGTCACCAAATAACACAATTACACTTACTGATCAAGGCAGCAGGAGACCAGCAACTCCTGTGTGCTGTCAGGTAAAATTGCTGTTTTTGTCCATGGACGCTGGTGGGCCAGAGCGATTGAAACAACAAGCAGTAGAACTTCTCTTTCCTCACAGAAAAGGCTGTCTGATAGCAAAATAAAGCAGTAAACATATTCTTGATATAATGTACATTTAAACTGACATCAGTTTTATTAGGATGGAGGCTCATCTTGCGTGCCGGTGGCCCCGTCTGCTTCTCCGTAGGTGGAGCTTACTGACTGCCATCTACTGTGTGTAATACACTCACTATACATATGTACCTCATACAGCCTCACTTCAAAAGACCCGAGCTATCCTTTTAAAGTGCATTATTTTGAACTAGGTGTACTTAATGCTCAACGCTCAACTTTACACCTACTGCCTACTGTACAGTATGTAACACAACACATTGCAAACAACAGTGGAACATTTCCGTTTAATTTGAGGATAGCCTCACTCTTCACATTTTTAGTACAAGAGTTTACTTTTTAGTGACATTACCTTAGGACTGGCTTTCAGATCATCCAGCTCGAGGAATATCTTTTGAAACACttcaaaagtgtttttcagtTCTTTTGGGTAGCTGAGGTTGAGTGCATATATCAGCCCCATTAGCAAGGCACAGGCTCTGGGTACATCCAGGTCTGCTAGGACTTCTGTTCCTTCAAGTATGATCCTTGCGCTGGCTGGATCAGACGTTGTGGCACCTCTGGTTACAATCTTCATCACTTCATTGGTAATATCCCGCCACCATCCTGGTAGGTCAGAAtcaatataaatgttttaagtaATCATACTTATACATGAGAGTAACACAAAATAGGGCTGCAACTAACAATTTTCTCGATTATCTGATTAGTTGTTTGGTCcagaaaatgtcagaaaatggTGAAAAATGTCAATGTTTCTCAGAGCCCAATATGATGACCTCAAATGTCAAACATATTCAGTTTGCTGTCATAGAGGAGTAAAGAAACCAGAAACCATTCACATTTATGAAGCTGAAACCAGAGAATTTGGActtctttttctaaaataatTACTCAAACCGATCAATCAATTATCAAAATAGTTGCCGATTAATTTAGAAATCAATTAATAATAGATTAGATCGTAGCTCTAATACAAAGTATAGTCATGTCTGATTTACCTGCTCTTTGAAGAGATCCTCCTCCTTTTCCCTGAGATACACCACTAAGCCACGGATAGCGACCTCTCGCCTTCTCTCCACAGAATCGTCCTGTGAATAAGAAAAAGAATGTCGAACTGCTCTTCGAGGAGGATGGGTTTTTGATAATTAcatcccaaaaaaaaaaaaaaaggattgacTTTATATGGCCTGAACTGTACCAATTATAGATTTCCAGTGATAATCAAAATAATGAATTGATCATTtcaaagagccatttctctgaaATGATCAATTCATGAACTTGAAAAATCCAGGTAACAAAtagaaaaactgcaaaatcTTGCAAATTACTCTGCCAATCATGATCCACATCACCtataatttgttttattattaagtATTTATAGTTTTAATTGATATTTGTGCCTCAAGCTCTAAACAATAATTTGACATAGTTGAGTTGTAAACAGCTACCTTTTAAGACTCAATATCAcctattggaaaaaaaaaaagtggattaTCCTATTTGAAATAAActacatttcattcattcatacctCTAGCAGCATGTTCTGGATGCGCCGAATGCGCATTTTGCAGCCCCTCCTCTTGAGGACAGCAAGGACATTATTTTCTGAGAGTACTGGTCCAGCTTTGCCATGAATGTTGTCTCCAGGTTAACAGTGGTGATCCTTCTGAATTCTTGGTTtatctgtataaaaaaaaaggcacaaataGGCACAACATGTTAATGTATACAATTTACTTTAAGATCTTTCCTGTGGCGTTTCTACAACATGGCGTTCGCTTCCTCGCCCGCGTTTTTGACTGAACTTTGACACAGGCTGTTCTTCAGCTAGGGCTCAATTAACAAACTTCAATCTCACATAAAAATAACTCTAGGACTTAAACATCAAAATGCATCGATGTTAAACCGAATGTATACTCAGTAACCTACATTTGTTTAGTCATGAATGTAAAACGGCCCAGCCTTTTGCTGGTCAAACCTTCATCAACGCTGCAACGATTTCAAagtagaaagaagaaaaacgtgTATTACCCTGTCTTTGCAGAGTTAAAACTACTGCTACAGAAGCTCAGTGTCAATTAACACCATTTGGCTGCCACCGTAAAACAAAACTTAACAAAGTCTAATGTTACGGTCGAATTACTTCACAAGTTAGCCAGAAGTGTAACGTTACTAGCTTATCACCACCACTCCCGAGGAAGAGTTTAGTGTTGTGTAAAAGCATTTCTTGCAGTGCGTGTTGATAGAGTTAAAGTTAGAGTTATTAGCTGCTGTGAATAAAACAAGGCAAAAATTGTACTCACCACAAAGCTTTAACGTTTGATAACGTTCCGTACAAAATGGCGCTTCTCCGCTTTCTCTTTGCCTCCGTTTCTTTCGATCAGTGGTCTGAGAGCACAACATGTCCGGGCAAGTCAGCCTTGTACTCAGCTTTTAAAGGACGCTTACGAGATTTTTAAGTTGTATTAACTGAATACACTTTCATGTTAAGTTAACACAGAAATGTCTGTTCAAAATCGATATATTACTGAGCTAagactgttttctttattttcatttcgaCCAACTCATTAAATTAAGTTATCAACTGATTACAATGTGTACATGCAACAAACTTAAGtttttatgcagaaaaagcTATTGATTTTAAGCTTTACTTACTAACCCCATGAATCATTTTTTAGAGTGCACATATCATTGCCACACATCAGCACCAGCAGAGTTGGGGGGAAAAGAGTCTGTTAATTGAGTGAGAGAATGgacaaaagctgttttcattCTGATTTTTAACTATTTCATtgaaatattacaaaaaaaattgatTCTTGCGACAGCACCAAGATGAAAAAACACGCAGAATTGCAACTTTCCCTAACTCGACAGAAATTTAATGTAGTAAATGCAGTACGATTGTAGATAAGTTGAAGCACAATGGCAAAGAtacataaaacattaaataaaaactcaaataGACAGTGGGAGGATTATTATTATAAACCTCAATAAAACATCTAACAAAAAGGGTTGTTTTAATTCTCACTTTCTACAACTAATGCACTGAGAACCTGAAATGAGGACAGGGAAATTTTGTGATTATGTAAcgtaaataaacattttaagtgTGGCAAAGATCGCACATTTCATGTGACCAACAGAGTGTATGCTAGCCTGATATTCACATCATTAGAAAGTGGAACTAAAGGAGGTCCAAATGTAGAGGTAAATGAAGAGGTTTTTGTCCTGGTCTGCTAGGCAGAGAGAGTTTAAGGAAAATATCCCACTGATCACATTATATGAAGTGCAGGATGAAGGATTTTGGAGCTTTTTCTGTGCTAATGACCACTTTGAACTTTTCTCAACTTTAGTGTACCACTAAATCAGTAAGATACTTCAAAACAAATATTAAGagtctaaatatagcatttaaCTATCTCAGTCTTGCACTTCAGCATTCTTATTTAATTGTTTGCTGTCTACCAATCCTTGTGTGAGGATGTGAGTTGCAGCCTTTTGAGTGAACATAACTCCCGGTTACAACACTGACGCAAACTGAACTCTACACTGGCTCAGTTTACCATCAGCCCTGACGAGCACCTGTCCTCGTTTCTCTATTCCCCTAAATAAAGCAGGACAAACCTTTGGCGTTGTTCTAACTCCAAGCTGTTCCCGTAATGTGCTATCACAACTTGCAGATGATGTGCACTAAATATACTATTTCTGACTTTTTGCAATGAGATTTTAAAACCCTAACAAAGCAATTATGATGTGTATCAGCTGTGGCCACTAGAAACTATGCTGTAGGAATGTATTTTCGGTAGTAGCACTATAGACGGACACGTTAGTTTGATAAATAAAGCTGCAGAGCAAATACATGACAACACTCTTAGTTGATTTCTCCCTGCTGTTTGACTTCTTAACAGCTGGATCTGATCTGACTCTGGTATAATGTGAATGTGACTGACCTGACATAAGTTTAATAACTTCTTTAAATACTTCCTGTCACATCCACTAACAGGTGGACACCCAAAATTCTAAGCCAAGAAAttaagtttaactgtcttctaTTTGAAAATTGTGGTGATGCATTGCACAACAGTAAATTCTTCTCTTGGTGAACaaacagtagcagcagcagagacagGACTCTATTTTAGACACTCGTTCAGTAGTTAGTCGTTAGTACAACGCTATAAAATGGATTGACTGCCTGtcaaataaatggtaaatggcctgtatttatatagcgcttttctagtccctaaggaccccaaagcgctttacatatccagtcattcacccattcacacacactggtgatggcaagctacgttgaagccacagccaccctggggcgcactgacagaggtgaggctgccggacactggcgccaccgggccctctgaccaccaccagtaggcaacgggtgaagtgtcttgcccaaggacacaacgaccgagactgtccgagccggggctcgaacctgcaaccttccgattacaaggcgaactcccaactcttgagccacgacaAGCACTAATAGTCATTAGTGCTTGTCTGTCTTACTCACTGACTCATGCATGCAGTTTTGAGGTGCATCTAAGCGAACTGTCTGGCATCATGTAGGGACAGATTCCTGATCAGTATCCAGTGCAGTGGATACACAGTTACTGTTACTACTGTCACTAACATCACTAGCAGTGTCTTGTCTTTCCATAATGTTATTCATTAAGACCAAATTAAACACTGCTGTCTTCCATGCATGTCTATCCACCTCTATATTACGACAGAGaaacagaataataaaaaaagcttTGAGTAAAACGCTCAAATTCATTGATCTGCTTTAACAGGACAATTAATGTGTGGGGTGGGTATATAAACATCATATCACCAATACTCAGCATACAGCCCAGCTGTGCTAAACATGCAGAGAATTTACTATGTTTGCATCCATCCCAGCATCAcatttgtaaatattgtttacaatatttaaaatatttacaaaatattgTTTGAACTGTGTTCATATTCAttacataaaaacatttaatagcATAACATAATATGTGCATAGTATCCTATAATGTGAGAAAATTCATGTTGTGTGTAAGAATCATATTTAAgaattatatttaatattttaaataagaaacGCACCACTCTTGATGCATTTTTCCCCATTCAGATTATATTGTTAGCAGGGGAAAGTGATCAACTGAAGAGGAGAGAGAAGCTGCTCTGACAGAGTTCCTCCTCCAAATCCGTCTGGTAAAACTCTGTTAATATAGTCCataggtaaaataaataaatacattttttttaaacgtcAAGAAGGAGAATAGACAGAAAAGgcttttttgaaatgttttaaagGTTACTGTAAAATTACTCTGTTATGAAGGCAAAATTAATAAATGCTACCTCCAAGTGGCAGCATGGTTCTAACGACTTAACAACATATAATAGAAGCATAAAGCCCCTTTTTAAAACTTGGTCCTGGCTTCATAGGTTCCAGTATGACTTAATATACAGCAATGTTCCCTATATTCGCTTTCCTTGAATTCTGGTTTAAGTCTTCATTGTGGTCTTATTCCCAAGGGAAATAAAAGCagccaaaaatagtgctttgaaAGAGGTGAGACTGAAACAAAACTGTAATACTGCAGGTTTACAGTCTGCAGTCAAACAATACGAAACGACAGATTCTGTGTTCTGGTATTAGCTAATGATTCAGAAAATTCTGCAAATGTATAATCCTGAGCAAATGCTTTCATGTCTGACATAAAATATCATTGCCGTTCCAACTATTTTCTCCCAGACTTTGGAATAGCACCGCACAGCGTCTCTATTTATTTTGGCTTCAGTACTTTTAAAAATTGTGGTGTGCAAGATCAACAGAAAGCTGCGAGCTAATTGGAAACAATTTGGCTGTGAGATTGTGGCCTTTTCCTCAGTAACCCATGGGAATTTTAAATGTGACTCAAAGGTTGCATTATTCAGCTGTTTTAAACCAAGATACAACACAGCTGTAAATTATGGACAGCTTATTAGTTTGGAGCCAAACAGCTATTATTCTGATATAATGACACTCAAAATAACAGACATTCACAGACATTGTAGACTCTAAATTATAGTTGGAACAATAATAAATTGGATACATGTCAAAAATGGGGTGTTGTGCAATGGTGAGGTTGAATGCCAGTAAAAGAGATATTATTTCCTAACCACAAATTAATCTGTTAAAGTAacaattaaaatcatttttgctggatgcttttttatttatgtatttatgaaagtgtgtgtgtgtgtgtgtgtgtgtgtgtgtgtgtgtgtgtgtgtgtgtgtgtgtgtgtgtgtgtgtgtgtgtgtgtgtgtgcgcgcgcacgcGCGCGCGCGTGCTAAAAACACAGATGGTTTGGTAAAAATCTAGGACAGTTTAAAAGCATGAGAAAAGTATAGTGTACTGTAACAAATGTGCCACTGGGGAATCTCAACAACCCATAATAATAGTTACCGTAGGAACAGAGGCTATTCAGCAAAAAGatgcagcttcagcttttcaGGTCCAGATCCACTTACAAGCACTCTCCAGCATAATCTCTGTCTGCTGAGCAAGACTGTCAGGCAGAGAATTCAATTATCATAAACATAAAACTATTTCAAAAGCAAAGTATTAACTTCCAGCAATAATTTTAAACTAAATTTCAGATGAATAACTTAGAcgatatttaaatgtattattttagaAAATATGGAAGCAAACGTGAAACTGCAGAACATGAAtgtaagaaaatggatggatggatttcttTACACTATTTGTTATCTGTATATTATCTTGTTTTGTGAAATGCATGAAAGACAAAGACTTAAAACCAAGTGACTCCTGGAATAACAACACTtgcagactttttaaacttaGTTAAAGTTTTTCTTCAGTTAGAAAAATGATCAGCTACATCATTATTAACACCTTACTAGTATTGTGTTGCT contains the following coding sequences:
- the tnni4b.2 gene encoding troponin I4b, tandem duplicate 2; amino-acid sequence: MAEASRKSKISASRRLALKTKLLKTATVMLEEEKEQKKLKRETTLRERVPPLQLSGLSLQDLQALCKELHQKIDVVDEERYDTEVKVAKNNKEIENLSQKVFDLKGKMKRPALKRVKISADAMLGALLGSKVKESVDFKANLKTVKKEEEKKEEVTDWRKNVEAMSGMEGRKKLFDAGQ
- the LOC116332679 gene encoding troponin I, slow skeletal muscle-like; this translates as MSEGPSKRKRKFAATRRLLLKSKLLKKAAAMLVAEGEEKEREKERVVNESYPPLQLSGMSVQELQELCKELHRKIDVVDEARYDMEVKAGKNEKEIISLSQKIIELKGIKRPNLKRVKKTTDDMLGACTETSRLTKADFKANLKTVKKEDEKREEVTDWRKNVEAMSGMEGRKKMFNAGQ